The nucleotide sequence GACACCCTCATCGAGGCGACCAGCGGCAACACGGGCATCGCGCTGGCTATGGCGGCCGCCGTGCGTGGCTATCGCATGGTGCTGGTGATGCCGGCGAACATGACCATGGAGCGGCGGGCGTCCATGCGCGCCTACGGCGCCGAGCTGGTGCTGGTCAGCGAGGAGGAGGGCATGGAGGGGGCGCGGGACCTTGCCCAGCGCATGCAGGCCGAGGGCCAGGGCCGGGTGCTGGACCAGTTCGCCAATCCGGACAACTGGCGCGCCCACTACGAGGGCACCGGGCCGGAGGTCTGGCGCGACACCGGTGGCGAGGTCACGCACTTCGTCGCCTCCATGGGCACCACCGGCACCATCATGGGTGTGTCCCGCTACATGAAGGAGCACGGCACCGGCGTCGAGATTGTCGGCGTGCAGCCGGCGGAGGGCGCCAAGATCCCCGGCATCCGCAAGTGGCCCGAGGCCTACCTGCCGAAGATCTTCGAGCGTGAGCGGGTGGACCGCATCATCGAGGTGAGC is from Spiribacter halobius and encodes:
- the cysM gene encoding cysteine synthase CysM, which gives rise to MDYPTIETCVGNTPLVRLQRLADTGSNTVLLKLEGNNPAGSVKDRPALSMIRRAEERGEIRPGDTLIEATSGNTGIALAMAAAVRGYRMVLVMPANMTMERRASMRAYGAELVLVSEEEGMEGARDLAQRMQAEGQGRVLDQFANPDNWRAHYEGTGPEVWRDTGGEVTHFVASMGTTGTIMGVSRYMKEHGTGVEIVGVQPAEGAKIPGIRKWPEAYLPKIFERERVDRIIEVSQPEAEEMTRRLAAEEGIFAGISSGGTTAAALKLAREVRDATIVTIICDRGDRYLSSGVFPAE